The following coding sequences are from one Leptolyngbya sp. NIES-3755 window:
- a CDS encoding two-component hybrid sensor and regulator (similar to AA sequence:cyanobase_aa:alr3092) translates to MTEHSRSSDSYEVYLQPYSEGQSSTEFSDAKLTYSQVLERLQQTEAALRNTEARLEQFVQGSQDGFWDWDVVSDQWYVSDRWKELRGIPAHDSIANSVEVWCETIHPDDRDRVLDQFYRYIKQGSGQYSDEYRIKQQDGTILWVLDRGQAIWNDTGRAIRVTGSQTDITKLKRTEDALEESQLIYKTLADTMPQMFWITKPDGYHEYFNQRWYDYTGTKPGETDGEGWQTCFQREDAEKAAIVWQHCLKTGEPYTVEYRLRNAKTGEYRWHLGKALPLRDSDGNIIRWYGSCTDIHDQKMSIEDRANALERERAARLEQEKANRIKDEFLAVVSHELRSPLNPILGWIRLLRTRKMSQTQTEQALETIERNAKLQSQLIEDLLDVSRMLRGKLALVFAPVNMVTVVEAAIETVRLSAQAKNIQIQTRLNSPFTSVSGDFNRLQQVVWNLLSNAVKFTPENGSIMIELSDRDSTIALTVTDTGKGIAPEFLPHVFEQFRQADSSITRQFGGLGLGLAIVRHIVERHHSKISVDSPGENLGATFTVELPLLTTPVQPRITAVDRIPDDQLTGLSILIVDDEADARELLGFLLEQQGATVTIAHSAEDARSKLTHNHHLLISDLGMPEEDGFQLIQQLQSDGWKIPAIAVTAYARAEDRQAALSAGFQAHVTKPIEPTELFKAIRSAVRS, encoded by the coding sequence ATGACAGAACATTCCCGATCGAGTGATTCGTATGAAGTTTATCTGCAACCTTACTCGGAGGGGCAGTCCAGCACAGAATTTTCTGACGCGAAATTAACCTATTCGCAAGTTTTGGAACGACTCCAGCAAACAGAAGCCGCTCTTAGAAATACTGAAGCTCGATTAGAGCAATTTGTCCAGGGCAGTCAAGACGGATTCTGGGATTGGGATGTTGTCAGCGATCAGTGGTATGTATCCGATCGCTGGAAAGAACTACGCGGAATTCCAGCCCATGACTCGATCGCGAATTCGGTAGAAGTTTGGTGCGAAACGATTCATCCAGACGATCGCGATCGTGTTCTCGATCAATTTTATCGCTATATAAAACAAGGCTCAGGACAATACAGCGACGAATATCGAATTAAGCAACAAGATGGAACAATTCTTTGGGTACTCGATCGAGGTCAAGCCATTTGGAACGACACTGGACGCGCAATTCGAGTAACCGGATCACAAACGGATATTACAAAACTAAAGCGTACAGAAGATGCACTAGAAGAAAGCCAACTGATTTATAAAACACTCGCGGATACGATGCCGCAAATGTTTTGGATCACAAAACCAGACGGTTATCATGAATACTTCAATCAACGCTGGTACGATTACACCGGAACCAAGCCAGGTGAAACTGATGGTGAAGGTTGGCAAACTTGTTTCCAGCGTGAAGATGCAGAAAAAGCCGCGATCGTTTGGCAACATTGCCTAAAAACCGGAGAACCATACACCGTTGAATATCGCTTACGAAATGCGAAAACCGGAGAATATCGCTGGCATCTCGGAAAAGCTCTGCCTTTACGCGATTCAGACGGCAACATTATTCGCTGGTATGGTTCTTGTACCGACATTCACGATCAGAAAATGTCGATCGAAGACCGTGCGAACGCGCTAGAACGAGAACGGGCAGCCCGCCTAGAACAAGAAAAAGCCAATCGAATTAAAGATGAATTTCTCGCAGTTGTCTCACACGAATTACGCTCTCCGCTCAATCCCATTCTCGGCTGGATTCGATTGCTCAGAACCCGGAAGATGAGTCAAACTCAAACCGAACAGGCACTAGAAACGATCGAGAGAAACGCCAAACTACAATCTCAACTGATCGAAGATCTTTTAGATGTCTCTCGAATGCTGCGCGGCAAACTAGCGCTGGTTTTTGCACCTGTGAATATGGTCACAGTTGTGGAAGCTGCGATCGAAACCGTCCGTCTCTCCGCCCAAGCCAAAAATATCCAAATCCAAACTCGATTAAATTCGCCATTTACAAGCGTTTCCGGTGACTTCAATCGCCTTCAGCAAGTTGTCTGGAATCTCTTATCGAATGCTGTGAAATTTACTCCAGAAAACGGCAGCATTATGATCGAGCTTTCCGATCGCGATTCAACGATCGCACTAACGGTTACAGACACCGGAAAAGGCATCGCTCCCGAATTCTTACCGCACGTCTTTGAACAATTCCGTCAAGCTGACAGTAGCATCACCCGACAATTCGGAGGATTAGGATTGGGTTTAGCGATCGTGCGTCACATTGTCGAGCGTCATCACAGCAAAATCAGCGTTGATAGTCCTGGCGAAAATCTAGGCGCAACATTCACGGTAGAGTTACCCTTACTCACGACTCCAGTACAACCGAGAATCACCGCTGTCGATCGCATTCCAGACGATCAACTCACTGGACTCTCCATTCTGATCGTCGATGATGAAGCGGATGCGCGAGAACTTCTCGGATTCTTACTCGAACAACAAGGGGCAACCGTGACGATCGCTCATTCTGCCGAAGATGCTCGATCGAAGCTTACGCACAATCATCATCTACTCATTAGCGATCTGGGAATGCCTGAAGAAGATGGCTTTCAACTGATCCAACAATTGCAGAGTGACGGTTGGAAAATTCCAGCGATCGCGGTGACTGCCTACGCCCGTGCAGAAGACCGACAAGCTGCCCTTTCAGCAGGATTCCAAGCACATGTTACTAAACCGATCGAACCTACTGAATTATTTAAAGCGATTCGATCGGCAGTGCGATCTTGA
- a CDS encoding branched-chain alpha-keto acid dehydrogenase subunit E2 (similar to AA sequence:cyanobase_aa:LBDG_06640) yields MIHEIFMPALSSTMTEGKIVSWVKSPGDKVEKGETVVVVESDKADMDVESFYEGYLATIVTQAGESAPVGSAIALLAETEAEIELAKQQAASTSAPADTPATPAAAPEPVAVAASPNGTSTAPKNGRIVASPRARKLAKDLKVELSALAGSGPHGRIVAEDVEAAAGKTVSKPPVPAAPRPAAPAPVAAATSRPAAPAPTPTQPGQIQPMTTLQTAVVRNMMASLDVPVFRVGYTMTTDALDKLYKQVKSKGVTMTALLAKAVAVTLQKHPLLYSSYVENGIHFNTGINIAVAVAMEDGGLITPVLKNADQQDLYSLSRNWKDLVDRARSKQLQPDEYSSGTFTISNLGMFGVDTFDAILPPGQGSILAIGASRANVVANDEGMLGVRRQMQVNITCDHRIIYGADAAGFLRDLAKLIETNAQSLTL; encoded by the coding sequence ATGATCCACGAAATTTTCATGCCTGCTCTCAGTTCCACGATGACCGAAGGAAAAATCGTGTCCTGGGTCAAATCACCGGGCGACAAAGTTGAAAAAGGCGAAACCGTCGTGGTGGTGGAATCGGATAAAGCCGATATGGATGTGGAATCATTCTACGAAGGCTACCTCGCCACGATCGTCACTCAAGCGGGTGAATCCGCTCCTGTTGGAAGTGCGATCGCGCTTTTGGCTGAAACCGAAGCCGAAATCGAACTCGCCAAACAACAAGCTGCTTCAACTTCTGCCCCCGCTGATACCCCTGCCACACCTGCTGCCGCTCCCGAACCTGTTGCCGTCGCTGCTTCACCGAATGGAACGAGCACGGCTCCAAAAAATGGTCGAATTGTGGCTTCTCCTCGTGCCCGCAAACTGGCAAAAGATTTGAAGGTTGAACTTTCCGCTCTGGCTGGTAGCGGTCCTCACGGTCGCATTGTGGCAGAAGATGTGGAAGCTGCGGCAGGAAAAACTGTCTCTAAACCACCTGTTCCCGCTGCTCCTAGACCTGCTGCGCCTGCTCCGGTTGCCGCTGCTACTTCTAGACCTGCTGCCCCCGCTCCCACTCCCACCCAACCCGGTCAAATCCAACCGATGACCACGCTCCAAACTGCCGTTGTGCGGAACATGATGGCGAGCTTGGATGTTCCTGTGTTCCGAGTGGGTTATACGATGACTACGGATGCCCTGGACAAACTCTACAAGCAGGTGAAATCGAAAGGCGTAACGATGACGGCGCTACTTGCGAAAGCGGTGGCAGTGACGTTACAAAAACATCCATTGCTGTATTCGAGTTATGTTGAGAATGGCATTCACTTCAATACAGGAATCAACATTGCGGTTGCGGTTGCGATGGAAGATGGGGGATTGATCACGCCTGTATTGAAAAATGCAGATCAACAAGATTTGTATTCGCTGTCTCGCAATTGGAAAGATTTAGTCGATCGAGCACGATCAAAACAACTCCAACCCGACGAATACAGTTCTGGAACCTTTACGATTTCTAACTTGGGAATGTTCGGAGTCGATACGTTTGACGCAATTTTGCCACCGGGACAGGGATCGATTTTAGCGATCGGGGCTTCTCGTGCGAATGTCGTGGCAAACGATGAGGGAATGTTGGGGGTTCGTCGCCAAATGCAGGTGAATATCACTTGCGATCATCGGATTATTTATGGAGCAGACGCGGCTGGATTCTTGCGAGATCTAGCGAAATTGATTGAAACGAATGCTCAATCTCTGACGCTGTAG
- a CDS encoding hypothetical protein (hypothetical protein FJSC11DRAFT_0602;~similar to AA sequence:cyanobase_aa:LBDG_06610): MLKRAVLFFLMGCLFWLSTIPNAVALPINPTIATLFSFSGTRPSNLGLNNDRFADCPSTPNCVSSFSSDPTHAIEPIRFSTEPEKAFSKLKQTIESLPRTKIIQASDQYIYAEFTSKIMGFVDDVEFYLDRATKSIQVRSASRLGESDLGVNRQRIESIRAQLQAIT; the protein is encoded by the coding sequence ATGCTGAAACGTGCTGTTCTCTTTTTCTTGATGGGTTGCTTGTTTTGGTTGAGTACCATTCCAAATGCCGTTGCACTTCCAATCAATCCTACGATCGCAACTTTATTCTCTTTCTCAGGCACTCGCCCATCGAACTTAGGATTGAACAACGATCGATTTGCGGATTGTCCTAGCACTCCAAATTGTGTCAGCAGTTTTAGCAGCGATCCAACTCATGCGATCGAGCCAATCCGATTCTCTACTGAACCTGAGAAAGCATTCTCTAAGTTAAAACAAACGATCGAATCTTTGCCCAGAACTAAGATCATTCAGGCTTCCGATCAATATATCTATGCTGAATTCACCAGCAAAATTATGGGCTTTGTGGATGATGTCGAGTTTTATCTCGATCGAGCAACGAAGTCGATTCAAGTGCGATCGGCATCTCGATTAGGAGAATCGGATCTGGGTGTAAATCGCCAGCGGATTGAATCGATTCGCGCTCAATTGCAAGCGATTACATGA
- a CDS encoding hypothetical protein (similar to AA sequence:cyanobase_aa:cce_0985), giving the protein MTLLDTCSNVRRIRESIVLPGLRLDILEQALQRCRQENQSAASAWLMTQFQNH; this is encoded by the coding sequence ATGACTTTATTAGACACTTGTAGCAACGTTCGACGAATTCGAGAATCGATCGTGTTGCCTGGATTGAGACTCGATATTCTCGAACAAGCCCTACAACGCTGCCGTCAAGAAAACCAATCGGCGGCATCTGCATGGTTGATGACACAGTTTCAAAATCACTAA
- a CDS encoding hypothetical protein (hypothetical protein N9414_12978;~similar to AA sequence:cyanobase_aa:LBDG_44460), whose protein sequence is MSQTVPFQTVIEFVEALSEEEQDVLFDLIRKRRISKRRQEIAQNAEKTMEAVRNGTAKRGTAAEVMADIFRDEE, encoded by the coding sequence ATGAGTCAAACTGTTCCATTTCAAACTGTAATCGAATTTGTCGAGGCGCTTTCGGAGGAAGAACAAGATGTATTGTTCGATTTAATTCGGAAGCGACGGATCAGTAAACGGCGACAGGAAATTGCTCAGAATGCAGAGAAGACGATGGAGGCAGTCCGAAATGGAACTGCTAAACGAGGTACGGCTGCCGAGGTCATGGCAGACATTTTCAGGGATGAGGAATGA
- a CDS encoding homoserine kinase (similar to AA sequence:cyanobase_aa:LBDG_06620) encodes MATVTVRVPATTANLGAGFDCVGAALTLYNDFRFSEIETGLKITATGTEADRVSLGTSNLVYQAFVKLFDRIGRAVPAIQLDIKMDVPLARGLGSSATAIVGGLVGANELAGTPLSQSEIAEFATEIEGHPDNVVPALIGGCRLAALGVDRVWEICNLPWHSSIVPIVAIPDFELSTAEARSVLPATYSRADAIFNTSHLGLLIRGLESGNADWLKAALQDRIHQPYREKLIKGYEAVRTAAIESGAFGMVISGAGSTVLALAHQEKAESVNAAMEKAWTKLGIGVQVKNLAIDPQGTSLI; translated from the coding sequence ATGGCTACTGTGACTGTTCGCGTTCCTGCGACAACTGCAAATCTTGGGGCGGGTTTTGACTGTGTTGGAGCCGCTTTGACGCTGTATAACGACTTTCGATTTTCGGAGATTGAGACGGGCTTGAAGATCACGGCAACGGGAACGGAAGCCGATCGCGTTTCTTTGGGAACGAGCAATCTGGTGTATCAGGCATTTGTGAAATTGTTTGATCGAATTGGTCGAGCCGTTCCAGCCATTCAACTTGATATCAAAATGGATGTTCCACTGGCACGCGGTTTGGGAAGTTCTGCAACTGCGATCGTCGGTGGATTAGTTGGCGCGAATGAACTGGCTGGAACACCGCTCTCTCAGTCTGAAATTGCAGAGTTCGCGACCGAAATTGAGGGACATCCAGACAATGTTGTGCCTGCTTTAATTGGGGGATGTCGATTAGCTGCATTGGGTGTCGATCGGGTTTGGGAAATCTGTAATTTACCTTGGCATTCGAGCATTGTTCCAATTGTGGCGATCCCAGATTTTGAACTCTCAACCGCTGAAGCTCGAAGTGTTCTACCTGCTACTTATAGTCGTGCAGATGCGATTTTTAATACGTCTCATCTAGGGCTATTGATTCGAGGCTTGGAAAGTGGAAATGCAGATTGGTTAAAAGCAGCTTTGCAAGACCGGATTCATCAACCGTATCGGGAGAAGTTGATCAAAGGCTATGAAGCTGTGAGAACTGCTGCGATCGAGTCTGGTGCTTTTGGTATGGTGATTAGTGGAGCCGGATCGACCGTGTTGGCATTAGCGCATCAGGAAAAAGCAGAATCCGTGAATGCAGCGATGGAGAAGGCTTGGACGAAATTAGGGATTGGGGTACAGGTGAAAAATTTAGCGATCGACCCTCAAGGAACGAGTTTGATTTAG
- a CDS encoding folylpolyglutamate synthetase (similar to AA sequence:cyanobase_aa:LBDG_06630): MANLDTIQKVEALLYSYERFGVHLGLEASLKLLADLGNPQEQVPVIHVAGSNGKGSVCAYLSTILTEAGYKTGRYTSPHLIDWTERICINNCSIEPEALYESLLKVQSKVDSTCPPTQFEVLTAAMWLYFAEQKVDIAVIEVGLGGRLDATNVIEHPLVSVIVSISREHWQRLGFTLSNIAREKAGILKTGCPAVIGSLPPEAKAVVDRRIADLNCPVVYPEPAQSINGFAHYDSFNYRLPLQGEIQLHNSALAIAAIQFLRQQNWSISDRAIINGIQNTTWAGRMQWYNWKGNRILIDGAHNPASAEALRQYIDQIEKTPVQWVMGMLSTKDHADIFKALLRSQDSLFLVPVPDHSSADPTELATLAQEICPDLHSCQIYSDVPTALEVLAQRSNLTVLCGSLYLIGDFFKRDR; this comes from the coding sequence ATGGCAAATTTGGACACGATTCAAAAGGTAGAAGCGCTGCTCTACTCTTACGAGCGTTTCGGGGTACACCTCGGTTTAGAGGCGAGTTTGAAGCTATTGGCAGACTTGGGCAATCCGCAGGAACAAGTCCCCGTGATTCACGTGGCAGGCAGTAACGGGAAAGGTTCTGTTTGCGCGTACTTATCAACGATTCTGACTGAGGCAGGGTATAAAACTGGACGCTACACTTCTCCGCATTTGATCGATTGGACGGAGCGAATTTGTATTAACAATTGCTCGATCGAGCCTGAAGCGCTCTACGAATCTCTGCTCAAAGTGCAATCTAAAGTTGATTCAACTTGTCCTCCGACTCAGTTTGAAGTGTTGACTGCTGCAATGTGGTTGTACTTTGCAGAACAAAAGGTTGATATTGCTGTGATTGAGGTTGGATTAGGAGGACGATTGGATGCAACGAATGTGATCGAACATCCATTAGTGAGTGTGATTGTTTCGATTAGTCGAGAGCATTGGCAACGATTAGGATTTACGCTGTCGAATATTGCTCGTGAAAAAGCTGGAATTCTGAAAACTGGCTGTCCCGCAGTGATTGGATCGTTGCCACCGGAAGCGAAAGCGGTGGTCGATCGCCGAATTGCCGATCTCAATTGTCCCGTTGTCTATCCTGAACCTGCACAATCGATCAACGGTTTTGCACACTATGATTCTTTCAACTATCGATTGCCACTGCAAGGTGAAATCCAATTACACAATTCCGCATTAGCGATCGCTGCAATTCAATTTCTCAGACAACAGAACTGGAGTATTTCTGATCGCGCAATTATCAACGGTATCCAAAACACAACTTGGGCAGGAAGAATGCAATGGTACAACTGGAAAGGAAATCGAATTTTGATTGATGGCGCACATAATCCAGCAAGCGCGGAAGCATTACGGCAATACATTGATCAAATTGAAAAAACTCCAGTTCAGTGGGTCATGGGAATGCTATCGACCAAAGATCATGCAGATATTTTTAAGGCACTTTTACGATCGCAAGATTCGCTGTTCTTAGTTCCCGTTCCCGATCACAGTTCGGCTGATCCGACGGAACTTGCTACCCTTGCACAAGAGATTTGTCCTGATCTGCACTCTTGTCAAATCTATTCTGATGTTCCAACTGCTTTGGAAGTTTTAGCTCAGCGATCGAATCTCACTGTTCTTTGTGGTTCGCTGTATTTGATTGGCGATTTCTTTAAGCGCGATCGGTGA
- a CDS encoding addiction module toxin, RelE/StbE family (similar to AA sequence:cyanobase_aa:PCC7424_1824) → MRTLLFDESFRRALKKRCKNRPELRSKVSEVLALLETDLFTPSLKTHKLQGELKGLWACSVEYDFRIVFRFETLNEGEEEAIFGLSSGLKR, encoded by the coding sequence ATGAGAACGTTACTCTTCGATGAGAGTTTTCGCCGCGCTCTGAAAAAACGTTGCAAGAACCGCCCTGAGCTTCGATCGAAGGTGAGTGAAGTACTGGCTTTGCTGGAGACTGACCTGTTTACACCTTCTCTTAAAACTCATAAACTTCAGGGTGAATTGAAAGGGTTATGGGCTTGTTCAGTAGAATACGATTTTCGGATTGTCTTCCGGTTTGAAACGTTGAATGAGGGAGAGGAAGAAGCGATTTTCGGATTGTCTTCCGGTTTGAAACGTTGA